The Phycisphaerae bacterium RAS1 genome includes a region encoding these proteins:
- the sppA_3 gene encoding putative signal peptide peptidase SppA has protein sequence MRTRARAPAERMWALEPAAFNAHREIVARSLRLPTQPTAEAMHDAAGECIDMSIESGVALIRAAGEMVRVVDPWAALLGLAQFSQDELLSMLARAAGATDVRRIVLSIDSAGGPVTGCAKVAAAAVVKPLTVHSGGNLCSAAYYVASGASQIVAEQDARVGSIGVLWAIADYSAMYSGMGVEVHALASGPLKAVGVIGAEVTPEQLEHLQREVGEIADQFREAVQRGRKLSDRETAAVMSGGAWSGREALRLKLVDSLGTLDQVLAAETAAVVTAATNFLPAPRAQWPAHQPAAAAPVQVLAPTATIETPARRRPPLSRREEAQCSGGRTYLPDVRPQPPVDGGCSPAAGGSTATTETPPMSTNVGREQLKSAIRQAEEKNPNQLRGDAASSVCHTPTGRLLRFRALRAHPANANFTDDQLFAIASK, from the coding sequence ATGCGAACAAGAGCACGAGCACCCGCCGAGCGCATGTGGGCGCTGGAACCCGCCGCATTCAACGCCCATCGGGAAATCGTCGCGCGCTCGCTCCGCCTGCCGACGCAGCCGACCGCCGAGGCCATGCACGACGCCGCAGGCGAGTGCATTGACATGAGCATCGAGAGCGGGGTAGCGCTGATCCGCGCCGCCGGCGAGATGGTCCGCGTGGTCGATCCGTGGGCCGCGCTGCTGGGGCTGGCTCAGTTCAGCCAGGATGAGCTACTTTCCATGCTCGCCCGCGCCGCAGGTGCCACTGACGTAAGGCGGATCGTGCTGTCGATCGACTCCGCCGGCGGGCCGGTGACGGGCTGTGCCAAGGTCGCCGCCGCCGCGGTGGTGAAGCCGCTCACGGTGCACAGCGGCGGGAATCTGTGCAGCGCCGCCTACTACGTCGCGTCGGGCGCGTCGCAGATCGTCGCCGAACAGGACGCGCGGGTAGGCTCGATCGGGGTGCTGTGGGCGATCGCCGATTACTCCGCCATGTACTCCGGAATGGGTGTCGAGGTTCACGCGCTGGCAAGCGGGCCGCTGAAAGCTGTCGGCGTGATCGGCGCCGAAGTCACGCCCGAGCAGCTCGAGCACCTGCAGCGCGAAGTAGGCGAGATCGCGGACCAGTTCCGCGAAGCCGTGCAGCGCGGCCGGAAGCTGTCTGACCGCGAAACCGCCGCCGTGATGAGCGGCGGGGCATGGTCGGGCCGCGAAGCGCTCCGCCTGAAATTGGTCGACAGCCTTGGGACGCTTGACCAGGTGCTCGCCGCAGAAACCGCCGCGGTCGTCACGGCCGCCACGAATTTTCTTCCCGCGCCCCGCGCTCAGTGGCCAGCGCACCAGCCCGCCGCCGCTGCGCCCGTCCAGGTGCTGGCGCCCACTGCAACAATCGAAACACCAGCCCGCCGCCGCCCGCCGCTCAGCCGCCGCGAAGAGGCTCAGTGCAGCGGCGGACGCACCTATCTTCCAGACGTTCGTCCTCAACCGCCGGTCGACGGGGGATGTTCCCCCGCCGCCGGCGGGTCAACCGCAACAACGGAGACGCCGCCAATGAGTACCAATGTCGGACGCGAGCAGCTGAAATCAGCCATCCGCCAGGCCGAGGAAAAGAACCCGAACCAGCTCCGCGGGGATGCCGCTTCCAGCGTCTGCCACACACCAACCGGCCGCCTCCTGCGGTTCCGTGCTTTGCGTGCCCATCCAGCGAATGCCAACTTCACCGACGACCAGCTTTTCGCAATCGCGTCGAAGTGA